The window GACGCAACACCTGTACGAGCAAGGCTCCAGAGTGCCCGATGATTGAATTGCCAAAGCGGCAACGCTTCGGGTTTCAAGAATTACGCTTGGTAAGATCAATGCCTATCACACGTATGTCATCGATGTTAGCGAGGCCGAGTAAAAGGCTTTTTGCCTGATTTTTTAACGCATCCACAAGTCCGTCAAAATCGACGGTCGTCCCATTTCCGGGCAAATTCCATCCCGACTTTTCCCCTCGATAGACGAGTAGAAATATCCCGCAACGCGAGCGAACATCGCGCAGGTAGTCCCCGCAAAGTTGATTTTCTAGTCGCTCGAAAAGCGGTGGACCTGACCAGTTGTCTGCAAGCTTCAATTCGACCGGTACTGGCCCGTCGAAATTTTGGCCAAGGAAGCGGATATCTGGGCGTTTTGCATCAGCAAGCTCTTCCTCTTGGGGCACAGCGTATCGACCGCGTGCTTGGCTCCGCAACCAGCCTCCAATATAGTTCCGAACTAACGTCTCCTTTTTCACACCTGTCAGAATCAACGCGTTGCTGCTGTCGCCTTGCTCTAGGTCGGACCGTAGCGCATTCAGGCTTCGAACGCTTAGATCGAACAACTCTCTATGATTCTTTGGCGTGCATTCAAGCGTAAGTTGAAAATCCCGCACTTGGGCCTCAGACCAAGGCGTTCCGACAGAATCTGCCTCCGCCACTTGTCTGGCAAAGCTTTCAAAGTATGGCCGCTGCGTGACATTCGGATGGTTAAGCGCAATGTCGGTTAGCGCCATGAATGTTTCCTTGCCAGTCTGCGCACGCAACGTGGAAAGCAGGTTCTCCCGAGCATCCTGTGCGTCGTCCCGTAGGCCTGGGGAGTACACGCCCTTACCTGAGCGGTCAATGTCTTCTGCCATGCGGACGTGCAGGTGAGCCAACAGGTAAAGAGTTTTGAGGTGTGGGGCGTTGGCGTACGCTCGGCGCCCGCTGGCCGAGTGCCCATGGCGCCCGCCGATCAAAGCGACCAGGAATTGCATGAAAAACTTGGTTCGCTCGCCGTCCGTGCTCCAGCCGTCACAGCGGACTTGCAAGGCGGCAATGGCCCGCTCTGGATCGACGCCCGTCCAGACAGCAAACCATCGGGCCAAGGTAGGCGACGGCAAGGGTGAGGCGCACTTAGCACTCGCGACGCGACAAAGCTCTTCGTCGCTGGCGCAGGATCCTTGCACGATGTCCAGTAGATGCTGGAGCGTGGTGTCATGCAGCTCCCGATCCATTTGAAGTCGATCGAGCAGTGCTGGACCGAGTGAATCCCAACTCCAGGGAGCGGACCACGCGATGTCGTCGATCACATAGTGTGGTCTGCTTTGGGCAGTAGAAAGCGTCAATTCGAAATCAATCTCTCTAAGCAAGAGATCTCTAACTTGCTCCGGAGCGGCTTGATTTAAAGTTTTGAACCATGCTGGAAAGCCGTTCAGTTCGCGTATTGCGTATCTAAACGCTAGATCGATTTCATCCGAATCGAAGGATGACACGCAGCCCTCCATCTCGCTGCATTCGATATAAAGACCGCCGAGTCCAAGAATGTCAGTGCGTGGTGTTGAATTCATGGCGGCGCCCTCTGATACCAACTGCGGACGGTGCCGCCGCCAGTAGCGGCGCAGGCCTTCTCGGTAGGCCTCCGCGATTTCCATGCCGAAGGTGGAAATTAGGGGCTGCCAGTTCGACGCTCCCCAGGTGGAAGAATTCGATTCGGCCGAATGGATTTGTTCATACAGGTAGCTCAGTTCGTGGACGGGATCGCGATCTTCGCTATTGCCGCTGCGGACACGCTCCAAGTTGTCCCGCAACCACTTTCGCGCGGCTTCCAGGTTTTCAGCTGCTTTCGCAGCTTTCTTTTTCGCGCGCTGTTCTGCAACGGCGTTCGTCCTTTGCATGCGGCGCGTAGCGGCGGTCATTGCGGGGGGATTGAAGGCTTCTTCGAGCCTCTGTCCGACCTGAGGCGGCTGTCCTCGGCATGCAATGCGTAGGTCGGCTTCCTGTGCGGGCAGGCGCCCGCCTAAATTGAACGTCTGCAGGGCTACAGACAGGGCCACTAGCTTGTCGTCCGGAAGGGGGTGCGAAACGATGTCGGCGACTGCCCGGTCGAAGTGCTCTGGCTGGAACTTCACATAGGAGTGAAAGATCATCGCCTGCCAGAAGTCCGTGATCGCGCGATCGTTCCGCCGCCGTGCGGCGCGTGCGCGCTCTACCAAATGCCAGAAAAGAGCGAATTGCAATTCAGGCCAGCTTTGAATTAGGAACTGTAAATCAGGAGCATTTGAAGCAACGTTGTAAACGTTGTAGGCTTGCGCGACCGGCAATCTCGCCAGCAGGCTAATCGCTGGCTTCTCCATGGATGAAGGATGTCGCGCACGGATAAGCGTCTCCAGTGCTAATGTCGATGGGCTCAAAAGCCATACATAGCGCTCCGCGATGTCACATCGCTCCGTCTTTACAAATGGCTCCTGATTGAGCAGATCGCAGAAGTGAGCAATGGCCAGCGCGCTTGACTCGGGGTTTAGGCCCGCCATGAAAAGTCTCATGGCAGAGCTGAGGCTGTCGTGGGCGAATTGACCCGGCGGTAGCATTCTTTCGAAGCAGCTCCTCAACCACTCCAACGTTTCCGCGGTCGTGGGCGCCCTGTTCAGAAGCTCCGCCACTAGGTCTCGGTTGAGTTCACCTGTTTCCTCCGCGATGCTGCTGCGCACCTGTGCCAGGTCGGCAGGAGAACCGATTGCGTCCAAGGCTCGAATGGCGAAGATCCGCGGATGGTGTGGCGTTTTGGTGGAAAGCGCGATCGCCAGTATCGCGCCTAAGGCGGCCGTCAGCTTACCCTGCCAGACCATTCGCAGCAGAAAATTCTGCGCCTCCTCCTCGTTGTATCGCTCCAGCAGTGCCAGAATCTCACCGGTCAAGTCATCTGCCGCGAAACGCTGAATGGCTGCATAGTCCGCGTAGTCACGTGGAGCACCGGCGGCCAAGTCTGCACACATAGTGGCAAGAACGCCCGTGCGGATATGAAGAGGCAAGTGGCTGGGATCCCCGTCATTGAGAAGTATTGCCGGTGCGATGCGCAGTATTTCTTCTTGAATCCTGGGATCAAGATGCGCGAGCCATGAAAGAATTGGCTTGGTTGTAGGATTTACGACCAGCAAGTTGTATTGAACTCTGAAGAGGAGCGCCTCGATCGATGGGCGCGCAACGTTGTCCTTAAGCTGTTCAGCCATCCATTCGGCTGTAAGGTACTCGCGAACGACGCGATGATGAAATCTGACTGTTCCGTAGATCTCTTCATCAAAGATGGCGCGCTGTAGCAAGACTGAGCGTTCCTTTGCCGGCCAGTCGGCGAGGACAACATCGACTTGAAGGCCGCGATGGGTTTGGGATCCGTCTGGTACGGCTATGGACTGTTGGCGCATAAGCGTGCAGGCCGCAGCGATCCTGCGTACCCCTTCACGAGCACGATGCGGTGTGAGCGGCGTCAGTTCCGCCCGGTCCTCCGTGCTCTCCTTCAAGCGTCGATCAATGCTGGCACGCAAGAACTCGAGCCGTGAGCCAATTCTTCGATGGGTTTGCCAGAAGTCCAACAGTTCATCCAGATCCAGCGGTCTCGTTGTGAACGCCCAGCCATCGGACCGATCCAACTCGTCAATGAGCTGGTTGATGTCTTCGACTTTCCGTGCCTCCGCGTACAGTCGGACCTGAAGCGGGGTCAAATCCTCCAGTGCATAGAGCTTGTAGCCCTCGGCGCCGTCAGGCCGTCCCTTAGTGAGCAGAGGGCGACTCGATTCTGATGCTCCGCCCCCACTGGTACCGGTCGCAACATTTCGCTGCTCCTTGAATGGTAGTTTTCTGGAGCAAAGTGCTAAGTCGCTGAATGGCCGCCAGGCGGCCGTACGGCCCGTGAGCACCACATGCGTGCGTTGCATGGCCGATTTCAATCGTACGCCGAGCGTGCCAAGCGCGAGCTCGAAATCTCGAGACGATCGCAGCCGTGCCTCGTCGATGGAATCTAAAAGCAGCCAGCCTTCATCGGATGTTCTAAGCCATTGATCGAACTCTTCAATAGAGCCTTCCTCAAACGACGTGTCGAAAGACTGGTGAAGATTTTCCAGCCGTAGGAAAAATGCGAATTTGCCTCGGGCGCGGAGTGTTTTTGTGACTTGACGGATTTCTGCTGTCTTGCCAGCACCAGCCTCAGAGAGCACAACTACCCTGTAGTGCGTCAACAAACGGTCCCAGTCGCAGCCGTTGAGTGACGGCGTCAGGGGCACTTGGTCAGATCCGCTTGCCGCAGGATCTTCGATCAATTCACGAAACCTTCGGTTGAGGTCAATGTACATAGGCTGAGCATAAGCGCCCAGAAGGTTGAGTCTATTCTGTGATTGAGTTGCCATCGCCGCTGCTCCTCAACGGGTGCCCCTAGCGCGATGGGTGCCGCAAAACTCTCTTAAAACTGCCTGGCCCCGCTTATCCGATTCAAAGCACGTCTGCGCATTTTGTTGAATGTGAACCGCTCAATGCCCGGAATTGGCAATTTGTAAAACACGCCATCCGCGTCAATCAGGCCCCAATTCAGTCTGCCACATAACAAAGTGCCCCAACTGCAGCTCCAGGCTGCGGCCGATCACGACCTGGTCACCCACCTGCAGCGCCGATCCAGCTGGTACCGGATAGATGGTCAGCGAGCGCCCGTGGTCGAGCACAACACCATCGCCGCCGACGTGGGCCACCTTGAAGCGAGTGCTGTCGCTGGTGACCTGGTAGCTTTGAGCTACCCCAGGCAGCCATTTTTATAAATGGCGCATCCATGCGACAGCCTCATCCCTTGGTGTCAGCAGTTTGTTAACAACCACGAAACGTACTCAAACGTGTCAGCAGTTCGTTAGAAGCAACCAAGGCGATCAAGATCTTGTCGGTCCAGGAGGCGGTGCCGACCAGGATGGTCATGGTGCGTGGGCTCCTCAACGGCGGTTAACTGGATTGATATACAGTATAGAGAATCTCTGCTTCCTGCGTATGGACGCTTCCGACCTTTCCGACCCGCCATCTTCCTCGCCTTCAGCGGATACCACCACGTCCGTTGCGCCGGTTGCGCCGCTGGTGGGCCGGGGCGATCCGTTCGCCGAACTGAACGAGGCCCAGCGTGAAGCGGCGATGCACGGCATCGGTGCCGAGGCGGCCGATTCCCGGCCGCTGCTGGTGATCGCCGGTGCCGGTTCGGGCAAGACCAACACGCTGGCGCACCGGGTCGCCAATCTGATCCTGCACGGCGCCGACCCGCAGCGCATCCTGCTGCTGACTTTCTCCCGCCGTGCCGCGGCCGAGATGGAGCGGCGCGTGGGCAGCGTTCTGCGCCGGGTGCTGGCCGCCGGTCAGTCACAAAAAGCTGGCACGAACGCGGCGATCCCGGCCCTGCCCTGGTCCGGCACATTCCACGCCATCGGTGCCCGGCTGCTGCGCAACTACGCGCCGCGTATCGGCCTGGACGATGCCTTCACGATCCATGACCGCGGCGACGCCGAGGATTTACTGATTTACTGGGCCTGGTGCGCCACGACCTCGGCCTGTCGGCCACCAAGAACCGCTTTCCGCAGAAGGGCACCTGCCTGGCGATCTACTCGCGGGTGGTGAACACCCAGGACAGCCTGGCCGAGGTGCTGAAGGCCACCTTCCCCTGGTGCGCCCAGTGGGAAGCCGAGCTCAAAAAATTGTTTCGCGGCTACGTCGAAGCCAAGCAGGCGCAGAACGTGCTCGACTACGACGACCTGTTGTTGTTCTGGTCGGAGATGGCCGGCGAGCCGGCGCTCGGTGCCGAACTGGGTGCGCGTTTCGACCATGTGCTGGTCGACGAGTACCAGGACACGAACCGGCTGCAGGCGGCCATCCTGCTCGGGATGAAGCCGGACGGCCGCGGGGTGACGGTGGTCGGCGACGACGCGCAGTCGATCTACGCGTTCCGCGGCGCCACGGTGCGCAACATCCTCGATTTTCCGCAGCAGTTCACGC of the Rhodoferax koreense genome contains:
- a CDS encoding NACHT domain-containing protein, which produces MYIDLNRRFRELIEDPAASGSDQVPLTPSLNGCDWDRLLTHYRVVVLSEAGAGKTAEIRQVTKTLRARGKFAFFLRLENLHQSFDTSFEEGSIEEFDQWLRTSDEGWLLLDSIDEARLRSSRDFELALGTLGVRLKSAMQRTHVVLTGRTAAWRPFSDLALCSRKLPFKEQRNVATGTSGGGASESSRPLLTKGRPDGAEGYKLYALEDLTPLQVRLYAEARKVEDINQLIDELDRSDGWAFTTRPLDLDELLDFWQTHRRIGSRLEFLRASIDRRLKESTEDRAELTPLTPHRAREGVRRIAAACTLMRQQSIAVPDGSQTHRGLQVDVVLADWPAKERSVLLQRAIFDEEIYGTVRFHHRVVREYLTAEWMAEQLKDNVARPSIEALLFRVQYNLLVVNPTTKPILSWLAHLDPRIQEEILRIAPAILLNDGDPSHLPLHIRTGVLATMCADLAAGAPRDYADYAAIQRFAADDLTGEILALLERYNEEEAQNFLLRMVWQGKLTAALGAILAIALSTKTPHHPRIFAIRALDAIGSPADLAQVRSSIAEETGELNRDLVAELLNRAPTTAETLEWLRSCFERMLPPGQFAHDSLSSAMRLFMAGLNPESSALAIAHFCDLLNQEPFVKTERCDIAERYVWLLSPSTLALETLIRARHPSSMEKPAISLLARLPVAQAYNVYNVASNAPDLQFLIQSWPELQFALFWHLVERARAARRRNDRAITDFWQAMIFHSYVKFQPEHFDRAVADIVSHPLPDDKLVALSVALQTFNLGGRLPAQEADLRIACRGQPPQVGQRLEEAFNPPAMTAATRRMQRTNAVAEQRAKKKAAKAAENLEAARKWLRDNLERVRSGNSEDRDPVHELSYLYEQIHSAESNSSTWGASNWQPLISTFGMEIAEAYREGLRRYWRRHRPQLVSEGAAMNSTPRTDILGLGGLYIECSEMEGCVSSFDSDEIDLAFRYAIRELNGFPAWFKTLNQAAPEQVRDLLLREIDFELTLSTAQSRPHYVIDDIAWSAPWSWDSLGPALLDRLQMDRELHDTTLQHLLDIVQGSCASDEELCRVASAKCASPLPSPTLARWFAVWTGVDPERAIAALQVRCDGWSTDGERTKFFMQFLVALIGGRHGHSASGRRAYANAPHLKTLYLLAHLHVRMAEDIDRSGKGVYSPGLRDDAQDARENLLSTLRAQTGKETFMALTDIALNHPNVTQRPYFESFARQVAEADSVGTPWSEAQVRDFQLTLECTPKNHRELFDLSVRSLNALRSDLEQGDSSNALILTGVKKETLVRNYIGGWLRSQARGRYAVPQEEELADAKRPDIRFLGQNFDGPVPVELKLADNWSGPPLFERLENQLCGDYLRDVRSRCGIFLLVYRGEKSGWNLPGNGTTVDFDGLVDALKNQAKSLLLGLANIDDIRVIGIDLTKRNS